CGTTCACTGTGACCACTTAATTACAGCAAAAGACGAATCCGGTGTGGATCTTGGTATCGCTGTCAAAGAAAACAAAGAAGTTTATGATTTTTTATCCTCCGTTTCTAATAAATATGGAATCGGTTTCTGGAAACCAGGTGCTGGTATCATCCACCAAGTAGTTTTAGAAAACTATGCTTTCCCTGGTGGGATGATGATCGGAACCGACTCCCACACAGTGAACGCAGGTGGCCTTGGAATGGTTGCCATTGGTGTTGGTGGAGCTGACGCTTGTGATGTGATGGCAGGCCTTCCATGGGAACTCAAATGGCCAAAAGCCATCGGTGTCAAACTCACTGGAAAACTCAACGGTTGGACTTCCGCAAAAGACGTAATTTTAAAAGTAGCTGGGATCCTCACGGTTAAAGGTGGAACAGGTGCCATTGTAGAATACTTTGGTCCTGGTGCCGAAGCACTTTCTTGTACTGGAAAAGGTACAATTTGTAACATGGGTGCAGAAATTGGTGCTACCACTTCTACTTTCGGTTACGATGAATCCATGGAAAGATACCTAAGATCCACTAACAGAAGTGATGTGGCAGATCTTGCCAACAAGTATAAGGCGCAGCTCACTGCTGACCCAGAAGTGTATGCAGATCCTTCTAAATACTTTGACCAAGTGATTGAAATTGATTTAGATACACTCGAGCCTTATGTGAATGGTCCATTCACTCCAGACCTTGCCACTCCTATTTCTAAAATGAAAGAAGAGGCTGCAAAGAATGGTTGGCCACTCAAAGTAGAAGTAGGCCTTATCGGATCTTGTACGAACTCTTCTTACGAAGATATCTCAAGAGCTGCATCCCTTGCCAAACAAGTGGCTGCCAAAGGTCTTAAAACCAAAGCTGAGTTTACCATCACTCCTGGTTCGGAACTCGTTCGTTACACCATCCAAAGAGATGGATTCATTGATTCTTTCCATACGATTGGAGCCAAAGTATTTTCGAATGCTTGTGGGCCTTGTATTGGAATGTGGTCACGTGTGGGTGCCGATAAAAAAGAAAAGAACACCATTGTTCACTCTTTCAATCGTAACTTCCAAGCACGCCAAGATGGAAACCCAAATACATATGCATTTGTGGCATCTCCTGAGATCACAACAGCCCTTGCCATTGCTGGTGACTTAGGTTTCAATCCACTCACAGACACTCTAACCAATGAAAAAGGGGAAAAGGTGAAACTTGACCCACCAACTGGGGAAGAGTTACCTAAAAAAGGTTTTGCGGTTGAGGATGCGGGTTTCATCGCTCCTGCGGCTGATGGTTCTGGGGTGCAAGTGATTGTGGATCCGGCATCCACAAGACTCCAACTCCTCGCACCGTTTAAGGCTTGGGAAGGAACGGACATCAAAGGTCTGAAACTCCTCATCAAAGCAAAAGGAAAATGTACAACAGACCATATTTCGATGGCAGGCCCTTGGCTCAAGTTCCGTGGTCACTTGGATAATATTTCCAATAACTTACTCATTGGTGCTACAAACAACTTCAATGGAAAAATCAATGAAGTGAAAAACCAACTCACCGGAAACTACGAACCAGTTCCACAAACTCAAAGAGCTTACAAGGCTCAAGGAATTGGATCGATTGTTGTGGGTGATGAGAACTATGGGGAAGGTTCTTCTCGTGAACACGCAGCCATGGAACCAAGACATTTAGGTGTTCGTGCGGTTCTTGTGAAATCGTTTGCTCGGATTCACGAAACCAACTTGAAAAAACAAGGGATGTTAGCTTTAACTTTTGCAAACAAAGATGACTACGAAAAAATCCAAGAAGATGATGCGATTGACATTGTTGGACTCACTAGTTTTGCAGAAGGAAAACCACTGACTCTTGTGTTGAATCATAAGGATGGTAAAAAGGATGAAATTTCTGTAAACCATACTTACAATGCACAACAGATCGAATGGTTCAAAGCAGGTGCTGCCTTGAACTTGATGAAAGCATAAACTTAAGTTAACGACTTTACGATTCGCCAGATGGAAGTTTCCCTCTGGCGAACTTCCTTTCTCATGCCCAAACAAAAATCAAAACCCATCACAATCAAAACAGAAGAAACTTTGATTTGGACGGGATCTTCTTCTAACCAAACAAAAGCACAAAAAGAGTTTAACGATGCTCTTCGCAAACATAAAGAAATCTTAGAACATT
This is a stretch of genomic DNA from Leptospira kanakyensis. It encodes these proteins:
- a CDS encoding aconitate hydratase, with the protein product VHCDHLITAKDESGVDLGIAVKENKEVYDFLSSVSNKYGIGFWKPGAGIIHQVVLENYAFPGGMMIGTDSHTVNAGGLGMVAIGVGGADACDVMAGLPWELKWPKAIGVKLTGKLNGWTSAKDVILKVAGILTVKGGTGAIVEYFGPGAEALSCTGKGTICNMGAEIGATTSTFGYDESMERYLRSTNRSDVADLANKYKAQLTADPEVYADPSKYFDQVIEIDLDTLEPYVNGPFTPDLATPISKMKEEAAKNGWPLKVEVGLIGSCTNSSYEDISRAASLAKQVAAKGLKTKAEFTITPGSELVRYTIQRDGFIDSFHTIGAKVFSNACGPCIGMWSRVGADKKEKNTIVHSFNRNFQARQDGNPNTYAFVASPEITTALAIAGDLGFNPLTDTLTNEKGEKVKLDPPTGEELPKKGFAVEDAGFIAPAADGSGVQVIVDPASTRLQLLAPFKAWEGTDIKGLKLLIKAKGKCTTDHISMAGPWLKFRGHLDNISNNLLIGATNNFNGKINEVKNQLTGNYEPVPQTQRAYKAQGIGSIVVGDENYGEGSSREHAAMEPRHLGVRAVLVKSFARIHETNLKKQGMLALTFANKDDYEKIQEDDAIDIVGLTSFAEGKPLTLVLNHKDGKKDEISVNHTYNAQQIEWFKAGAALNLMKA